Proteins encoded by one window of Lycium barbarum isolate Lr01 chromosome 11, ASM1917538v2, whole genome shotgun sequence:
- the LOC132616724 gene encoding uncharacterized protein LOC132616724, with the protein MIDMAWLSAILLGAGCLALGYIIGVRHSSGTFLSNRASGDIETIIHGKKRKGVKQPLEVERLAEILEDFKMVLVVRNDLKMGKGKIAAQCSHATLGLYKKLHNRAPKSLNRWEMCGQVKVVVKIESEDDMLGLQERAKSLNIPTHITIDAGRTQIAPNSRTVMAILGPADMVDDVTGGLKLL; encoded by the exons ATGATTGACATGGCATGGCTTAGCGCCATATTACTTGGAGCAGGATGCCTTGCTTTGGGTTATATTATTGGTGTACGGCATTCTTCTGGCACTTTTCTTTCAAACAGAGCATCTGGTGATATTGAAACTATAATTCATGGGAAAAAGAGAAAAGGAGTCAAGCAACCTCTTGAAGTCGAAAGGCTGGCTGAGATCCTTGAAGATTTTAAAATG gttttggtaGTCAGGAATGACTTGAAGATGGGGAAAGGGAAAATAGCTGCACAATGCAG TCACGCAACTTTAGGTCTCTACAAAAAGCTCCATAATAGGGCACCAAAATCTTTAAACAG ATGGGAGATGTGTGGACAGGTGAAGGTGGTAGTGAAGATTGAAAGTGAAGATGATATGTTGGGTTTGCAA GAAAGGGCAAAATCACTTAATATACCAACACACATTACAATTGATGCTGGGAGAACCCAAATTGCACCAA ACTCGAGGACAGTGATGGCTATACTTG GACCGGCTGACATGGTTGACGATGTAACTGGTGGATTGAAGCTTTTATAG